In the Armatimonadota bacterium genome, GCGCGCACTCCCTTGGGCCTCCATGGCCTCTGCATCCGTCTCACCTCCGCTTGAGATGGCCTAACGGTGTCCTCTCGTCCTGCTACGAAATCGGCGCAGCGCCTTCATCACCTCCGTCCCGCCCTCCCCGAAGTGATGCGCCAGCTCCAGGTAATGCCGGTACAAGGCGTCGTAGATCTCGCGCGCCTCGGGGCGCGGCGCGTAGCGGATCCGGCTCCGGTTGCCCATCTGCTCTGTGGCCTCCACGACGCCGGTGTATCCCCCGGCCTCCTCGCCCGCCGCCGCGGCCGCGTAGATCGCCGCCCCGACCGCCGAGGCGTGGGGCAGCGGCGCGGCCAGCACCTCGCGGTCGAGGACGTCCGCCGTGATCTGCAGCAGCAGCGGACTGCGCTCGGCCAATCCTCCGCAGGCGTGGACCTCCCGCACGGCCACGCCGCCCGCTTCGAAGGTCTCGATCACGCGCCGGGTGCCGAAGGCCGTGGACTCCAGCAGCGCCCGGTAGATGTGCGCGGGCTCGGTGGCCAGGGTCAGTCCCACCAGCAGTCCCGAGAGGTCGGCGTCCACCAGCGGCGTGCGACAGCCGTTCCACCAGTCCAGGGCCAGCACGCCGGATTCCCCCGGCGCCAGCCGCCCGGCCTCCGCCTCCAGCTCCTGAAACGTCAGCCGGCTGGTCCGGACGAACCACTGGAAGATGTCGCCCACCGACACCTGCCCGGCCTCGTAGCCGAAGAACCCGGGCAGGATGCCGTCCTCCACGACACCCGAGATGCCCTGCACTGCAAAGCGATTGGGATCGACCAGCAGGTGGCAGGTGGAGGTCCCCATGATCGCCATGAGGCGGCCCGGGGCGCTGATCCCGAGCGCGGGCATCCCGGCATGCGCGTCGATCACGGCCACCGCGACCGCGGCCTCCGGCCGCAGCCCGGTGCGCCGGGCCCATTCCGGGGTGAGCGTCCCCGCACAGACGCCCACCGGGTGCGGCTCGCCGAGCCTGGTCAGCAGCGCGGGCAGCACCGGGTCCAGCGACTGCCAGAAGGCGGCCGGGGGATACCCGGCGTCCTTCTGCCAGTGGGCCTTGTAGCCGGCCTGACAAGCGCTGCGTATCTCGCGGCCGGCCAGCCGCCAGACGATCCAGTCGCCGCCTTCGATCCACCGCTCGGCGACCTCGGCCAGGGCCGGGGCTTCGGCCAGGAACTGCCAGCCCTTGGCCCACAGCCACTCCGACGACGTCTTGCCGCCGTAGAAGCGCAGGAACTCGCCGCCGGGCCGCCCGGCGGCGGCGTTGATCCGGTCGGCGTAAGGCTGGGCGGCGTGGTGTTTCCACAGCTTGGGCCAGGCGTGGGGCTGGCCGCGGTAGTCGGAGAGCATGCACAGCGGGGTGCCGTCGGCGGTCGTCGGCAGCACCGTGCAGGAGGTGAAGTCGACGCCGATCCCGATGATCTCTTCGGCCGGCGCGGCGGCGGCCATCTGTCGCAACAGCGCCTCGAGCGCCTCCAGCCAGTCCTGCGGATCCTGGAGGGCGTAGTCCGGGGGCAGCGGCGCGGCCCCGCCGGGCAGCACCCGGTCGATCACCCCGTGGGGATAGGCGAAGGTGGCGGTGGTGACGAGGCGCCCGTCCGCCACATCGACGAGGACGGCCCGCGCCGACTCCGTGCCGAAATCGATGCCGATCGTGCACCCGGGCATGCCCCACCCGCCCCCGCGGGTTATGCGAAGACCCGGTAGTCGAACCCCAGGATCTTACTGATCCAGATCAGTTCCTGAACGTAGTCGCCGTAAACCCCGTGGATGTGGTTGCTGTCGTAGTGGCCGAGGAACTCCTCCGGCGGCACGCGGAAACGGGCGAAGGCGTGGGGCCACTCCGGCGTGGTGGCCGCAGCCTTCTGTCGGGCGACGGGCTCCGGAAACTCGACGAACTCCGCCGGCACGATGGCCATCCAGTACCGGCCCTGCCGCCGCGCCAGGCGGGCCAGGGTCACCGCTCCGGGCGCCGCGATGTGCGCCACCGAGGCGCCGCCGGCGGGGAAGTAAATGATCTCGGGATAGAAGTGCACCTTCGGCAGGTTGACGGCCGGGTCGAAGGACCGGCCGGCAAAGTAGGTGGCGTGCTGGCCGGAGTTGCACAGGTCCCAGATGTCGTCGGCGGCGTCGTAGTGGCGGACGTCGGCGAACAGCACCGGCGTGGCGGCGAGATGCTTGAACAGTTCCATGGTGAGGGCGCCGTCCATGTCGGCCTCGGTGGCGCAGACGATGGGATCGTGGGGACCCTCCCAGTCGTACGGATCGTTGCAGAACGCTTCGGCCACGTCCATCGTGCAGAAGTGATCGGTGAGCTCGGGCTGGCCCTTGATGCCGCAGAAGTCCAGATCGAACTCGGCGATCAGCTCGCGCAGGGCGTGATAGCTGCGGATCTGGCGCTTCAGTAGCTGCGGGGTGAGCTTCGTGCCGTCGTAGTGGATGCCGCCGGCGTGCTCCTCCAGCCAGCGCAGCCCGGCCTCGACGCGGTCCTCCGCGACGAGGTCGGCCCGGCGGACGATCTCGAACTGGTCGATGTGCTCGACGTCGATGCCGAACTGCCGCTGCCACTGGTCGAGCGGACTCTGCGCGGTGTACATGCCCATGGACCGCCCGCCGATCAGGCCGTAGGTCTCCCCGCGCAGCCGGTTGACCGCGACCGCCGCCCGCAGGAACTCGAGGGCCCGCCGGAAGGTCGTATCGTCGCCGACGTCGCCGGAGACCCGGGCGCAGAAGACGCCGACTTGGTCCAGCGCGCCGGCGCTGGCCAGCATCCCCACCAGTCCCGGGTACTGCGGGTTGACGTTGCTGAACAGCAAGAACGGCCCGGGGGCGAAACGGCTGGCCACCACGGGCAGATGGGGAAAGTTCCAGATGGCGAAGTTGAACACCGTCGCCTCGACGCGCTCGGCTGCCAGGAACTGCCCCTCGCTCCGGGCCAGCTCGGGCGTCCAGACGATCTCACGGCCGGTGACGGCTTCCCAGCCGTGCTCCCGCAGCCGCGCGGCCAGCCGCTCCTGGAACTGCCGGGTCAACGGCAGCAGTTCACGATGGACGTGCGGGCGTCCATCGGAGAAGGTCAGGATCCCCACCTTCGGCGGTTTCATCCGACGCCTCCGCAAGCGTACTCGCCGGGCCCTTGGCCCGCCGCTGGTATGAAAACGCTCTCACATCCTCTCCCTCAGGGTTCGCCTCCTGCTCAAGAGACTCCTGCCGTCAAAAGCCGACTTTCCTAGAGCGCGCCAGAACCGGAAGGGGCTCTGGGGTCGGCGCCGAAGATGGGTCCGATGGTGAGAACGTTCCCCGGTCATCGGCCCTGAACATGGCCACCCTCAAGGACGTTGCGCGGAAGGCCGGGGTGTCGGTGGCGACCGCATCCCGGGTGCTGGGGGGATACGGGTACGCCAGCCCGCGGGCCCGCAGCCAGGTGCTGCGCGCGGCGCGGCTGCTGGACTACACGCCCAACGCCGTGGCCCGGGGGATGGTCAAGCGGCGGACGCACACCGTCGGCGTCATCGTCTCAGACAACGCCAACCCCTTCTTCGCCACCGTCGTGCGCGGGATCGAGGACGTCGTCCGGGCCCACGGCTACGCCGTCATCCTGTGCAACGCGGACGAAAACCCCACCAAGGAGGATGTCTACCTGCGGGTCCTCCGCGAAAAGCAGGTGGACGGTCTGCTCCTGGCGCCCAGCGGCTCGCCCACGCCGCACCTGCGCCGCTGGCTGCGCGCCAGGCTCCCGCTGGTCCTGATCGACCGGAGGCTCCGGGGCGTCGCCGCCGACGTCGCGATCGTGGACAACCGGGACGGCGCCCGGGCCGCCGTGCACCACCTGATCGCCCTCGGCCACCGGCGGATCGGCATCATCAGCGGTCCCACCCAGGTCTTCACCGGCCAGGAGCGTCTGGCCGGGTACTACGAGGCGCTGCGCGAGCACGGCATCGAGCCCGAAGCCGACCTGGTGCGGGTCGGGGATTTCAAGCCGCACAGCGGCCACCAGCTGGCCCGGGAGTTCGTCCGCATGCCGCGGCGCCCCACCGCCCTGTTTGTGGCCAACAACCTCATGACCATCGGCGCCCTGACCGCGCTGAAAGAGCTGGGCGTGGCCATCCCCGAGGAGATGGCCGTCGTGGGCTTCGACGACATGGAGTGGGCCTCGATCCTCACCCCGCCGCTGACGGCCGTGGCCCAACCGGCCTACATGCTGGGCACCAGCGCGGCGCAGCTGTTCATCCAGCGGCTGGAACATCCCCACCGGCCGCCTCAGGAGGTCGTCCTCAAGACCCGTCTGGTCGTGCGCCAGTCCTGCGGGGCGTCGCTGCGCGGGCGTCCGTCCTGACCCGGATCTGAGCGAGGGGCGATCTATGCCGTGCGCCGGGCGCCGTTGGCGCGGCGCTTGCGGGCCGACGTGTGCCACCGGGTCAGGAAGGCCGGACCGGCCTCCGCCCGGAGGGTCAGCGAGCTCCACAGCAGCCAGGCGATCATCGCCACCGTGCTCAGCATGAACAGGAAGACGTGCGAAACGAAGGCGGCGAAGATCATGATCGCGCCGGCGCCGACGCTGAGATAGCCGACGGCCTGGAAGCGCCGGTCGGCCACCATCAGCCGGCCGAGGAGCAGGATGCCGACGCCGCTGGCCAGCGCGCTCAGGGACTCCAGGGAGGCCACGACGCTGCGCAGGGCGTAGAAGGCGGTGGCGCCGCCCACGGCGTTGGTGGCGTAGAGGCCGGCCAGGGCGTCAAAACCGGCCTGGCGCACCAGCACGGCCGCGGCCAGCGTCCCCGCACCGAACAATCCCGCGGCCGCGCCCAGCCGGGCCGTACCCGGCGCGTCGGAGCCGAAGCGGTCCTGCAGTGCGGCGAACAGCACGGCCGTGCCGAAGGCGGCCAGCAATCCCCCCAGGATGTGCACGGCCCAGACCATCGCCGGGTGGCGGATCACGAAGGGCAGGTAGCGGTGGGGGTTGACCTGATCGACGTAGTCCAGCCCGGCGGTCGGAAAGATGAAGACGAAACCCAGAAAGATCCAGGCCGTGGCGACACCCGCCACCAGCCCCGCCTCGCCGCCGAGACGGCGCAGGCTGTCCATGGAGTGCCCGCCTCCTCTGAACTCCGCCAGACTCGGCTCCCCGCCAAATGCGATTTTGGGCCGGTAACCAGTACCTTGCCCGCGGCGGCGAACCCGTAGTCTCCGGCGCGGGGATCGACCGGATGCCCGGGGAATCCGGCCTACCGCGGTCCCCTTTCGGGCAGGGGACCTGGATACCGGACAGGGCGTGGGAGCAACCCTATCTTCCTGCCCGGCTCCAAAAGGAGGGAGCTCGATGGAGAACTTGCGACGGTTGGGCGCCGAGGCCGGTGTCCTGGCCGGGATCGCCACGGCTCTGCTGTTCCTCGGATTTGTCTGGTTCTTCCCGCAGGCCGGCCTGACGATGGCGGCTCAGGCCAACCCCCACCGCTATCTGACCTTTGTCGCCAGACACGAGATGCTGTTCTGGACGGTGAACGTGCTGGGTGGGCTGCTGGCGGCGCTGATGAGCATGGTGCTGTTCCTGGCCCTGGGCGACCGGTTCCGCGACGATGCGCCGGCCAGCGCCCGGATCGGCCCGGCCTTCGGCATCACCGGGGCCCTCGGATTCGCCGCGAGCGCCCTGATCCGGCAGGTGGGCTACAGCGGGGCGGCGGAGCTGTACGCGGTCAACAGGACCGGCGCGGTGGTTGCCTTCCGCGGCGTCCAGTGGGTCGAGGCCTCGATGTTCGCCCTGGGACAGGTGGCGGTGGGGCTCGGCGCCATCGTCCTGGGCATCGTGATGCTCCGGGCCAGGCGCTATGCCGGGGTCGGGTATCTGAGCGCGGTGGCGGGGACTACGATGTTCCTGGGCGGATTCATCGACCACGTGGTGCTCTTCATGGGCAGCTTCGCCCTCATGGCCGGGTGGTTCGTCTGGACCTCCCTCGTCATGCGCGCCGAAGCCGGTCCGGGCCTGGTCCGGTTCAAGACGGCCAGGGGGAGATCTGCCTCGCGGCAGGCGGCCTGAGATTCCAGGGAAGCGTCTAGTCGGGGAGTTCTGTCGGCTGCGTGCGGAGGCGAAAAAGCTCCGCCCCGCGCAGCACCTCGACGGTCAGCGGCTCCCCGACGGGGTGGCGCCCCAGCACCCGCTGGAGGTCGTCCGGTGAGGCGACCGGGCTCTCCCCCACCCGCACGATGACGTCGCCGGGCGCGATGCCGGCCCTGGTCGCCGCCGTGCCCGGCTGCACCTCCACCACCCGCACGCCGGTGGCGGCGGCCAAACCCAGCTCGACGCGGAGCCGACGGTCCACCGGCACGAGCTGCCCGGAAATCCCCAGGTACGCCCGCCGGACCCGTCCGTCGCGGATGAGCTGAGCGGTGACCCACTTCGCGGTGTTCACGGGGATGGCGAAGCAGATCCCCTGCGAGCCGACGATCACCGCGGTGTTGATCCCCACGACGCGGCCGCGGAAGTCCAC is a window encoding:
- a CDS encoding ribulokinase — protein: MPGCTIGIDFGTESARAVLVDVADGRLVTTATFAYPHGVIDRVLPGGAAPLPPDYALQDPQDWLEALEALLRQMAAAAPAEEIIGIGVDFTSCTVLPTTADGTPLCMLSDYRGQPHAWPKLWKHHAAQPYADRINAAAGRPGGEFLRFYGGKTSSEWLWAKGWQFLAEAPALAEVAERWIEGGDWIVWRLAGREIRSACQAGYKAHWQKDAGYPPAAFWQSLDPVLPALLTRLGEPHPVGVCAGTLTPEWARRTGLRPEAAVAVAVIDAHAGMPALGISAPGRLMAIMGTSTCHLLVDPNRFAVQGISGVVEDGILPGFFGYEAGQVSVGDIFQWFVRTSRLTFQELEAEAGRLAPGESGVLALDWWNGCRTPLVDADLSGLLVGLTLATEPAHIYRALLESTAFGTRRVIETFEAGGVAVREVHACGGLAERSPLLLQITADVLDREVLAAPLPHASAVGAAIYAAAAAGEEAGGYTGVVEATEQMGNRSRIRYAPRPEAREIYDALYRHYLELAHHFGEGGTEVMKALRRFRSRTRGHR
- a CDS encoding L-fucose/L-arabinose isomerase family protein yields the protein MKPPKVGILTFSDGRPHVHRELLPLTRQFQERLAARLREHGWEAVTGREIVWTPELARSEGQFLAAERVEATVFNFAIWNFPHLPVVASRFAPGPFLLFSNVNPQYPGLVGMLASAGALDQVGVFCARVSGDVGDDTTFRRALEFLRAAVAVNRLRGETYGLIGGRSMGMYTAQSPLDQWQRQFGIDVEHIDQFEIVRRADLVAEDRVEAGLRWLEEHAGGIHYDGTKLTPQLLKRQIRSYHALRELIAEFDLDFCGIKGQPELTDHFCTMDVAEAFCNDPYDWEGPHDPIVCATEADMDGALTMELFKHLAATPVLFADVRHYDAADDIWDLCNSGQHATYFAGRSFDPAVNLPKVHFYPEIIYFPAGGASVAHIAAPGAVTLARLARRQGRYWMAIVPAEFVEFPEPVARQKAAATTPEWPHAFARFRVPPEEFLGHYDSNHIHGVYGDYVQELIWISKILGFDYRVFA
- a CDS encoding LacI family DNA-binding transcriptional regulator → MATLKDVARKAGVSVATASRVLGGYGYASPRARSQVLRAARLLDYTPNAVARGMVKRRTHTVGVIVSDNANPFFATVVRGIEDVVRAHGYAVILCNADENPTKEDVYLRVLREKQVDGLLLAPSGSPTPHLRRWLRARLPLVLIDRRLRGVAADVAIVDNRDGARAAVHHLIALGHRRIGIISGPTQVFTGQERLAGYYEALREHGIEPEADLVRVGDFKPHSGHQLAREFVRMPRRPTALFVANNLMTIGALTALKELGVAIPEEMAVVGFDDMEWASILTPPLTAVAQPAYMLGTSAAQLFIQRLEHPHRPPQEVVLKTRLVVRQSCGASLRGRPS